One Natator depressus isolate rNatDep1 chromosome 13, rNatDep2.hap1, whole genome shotgun sequence genomic region harbors:
- the LOC141997311 gene encoding bactericidal permeability-increasing protein-like, with protein MVWAFVFVLLGACARAEGTNAGLKGRVTQKGLEYGQQFGLELVKSLLKREHVPDLNGSYNIPLIGDMGYSVSRIQIQELQLNESVVSFSEGTGVRLVVSNAHMQLSGVWRVKVLFIPDSGSFDLSVRDLSLSAELGVSRDDSGRPQVWSTNCHSSIGRLDVKFHDGASWLYNLFTGALQAPLRYELNRQLCPELRKGISDLERVLKTMQVSAQIDPFAAIDYSLVNKPVIARDHGDMDLKGEFYGVGKHTESPFSPAPFLLPDEGDHMLLLGLSEFSANSAAFVYFTAGALRKNFRDEMIPKRSPIRLNTGSMGLFFPELKKLYPDMPMELHLSARKQPLLTCRPDSLALALFGSAEAFVVLPNATLASAFLLDLDASLAGQLHLDSAKVGGSVALTDFSMSVVRSHIGSVQVKTLETLLKLALRMVALPMANKKLKKGFPLPSVYNVSLVNPRVKINQGFVLVATDVQYKA; from the exons ATGGTTTGGGCATTTGTCTTTGTTCTGCTGGGCGCTTGCGCTCGGGCGGAGGGAACCAATGCCGGCCTGAAAGGCAGAGTAACGCAGAAGGGCCTGGAGTACG GTCAGCAGTTCGGCCTGGAGCTGGTGAAGTCCCTGCTGAAGAGGGAGCATGTCCCGGATCTGAATGGTTCATACAACATCCCTCTCATCGGGGACATGGGCTATTCCGTGTCCAG GATCCAGATTCAAGAGCTGCAGCTGAATGAGTCGGTCGTAAGCTTCTCCGAGGGGACAGGTGTGAGGCTCGTGGTCAGCAATGCCCACATGCAGCTCAGCGGTGTCTGGCGAGTGAAAGTTCTGTTCAT ACCCGACAGCGGTTCCTTTGACCTGAGCGTGAGGGACCTGTCCCTCTCCGCTGAGCTCGGGGTGAGCAGGGATGACAGTGGCCGTCCCCAGGTGTGGAGCACCAACTGCCACTCCAGCATCGGGAGGCTGGATGTGAAGTTCCATGATGGAGCCAG ctggcTTTACAATCTGTTCACGGGGGCTCTCCAGGCACCCCTGCGGTATGAACTAAATAGGCAG CTCTGCCCTGAGCTCAGGAAAGGGATCAGTGATCTGGAGCGAGTCCTGAAGACCATGCAAG TCTCAGCCCAGATCGACCCCTTTGCTGCAATTGACTACTCCTTGGTCAACAAGCCAGTGATTGCCAGGGATCATGGAGACATGGACCTGAAG GGCGAGTTCTATGGCGTGGGCAAGCACACAGAGAGCCCCTTTTCCCCCGCCCCTTTCCTGCTGCCCGACGAGGGGGACCACATGCTGCTCCTCGGCCTCTCCGAGTTCTCGGCCAACTCAGCTGCGTTCGTCTACTTCACGGCAGGGGCCTTGCGGAAAAACTTCAGGGACGAGATG ATCCCGAAGCGCTCCCCCATCCGGCTGAACACAGGGAGCATGGGACTGTTCTTCCCAGAG CTGAAGAAGCTCTACCCTGACATGCCCATGGAGCTGCACCTGTCTGCCCGCAAGCAGCCACTGCTGACCTGCCGCCCGGacagcctggccctggccctgttTGGTTCAGCCGAGGCCTTCGTCGTCCTGCCAAACGCCACCCTGGCCTCGGCCTTCCTGCTGGACCTG GATGCCAGCCTGGCGGGGCAGCTGCATCTCGACTCAGCCAAGGTCGGGGGCTCCGTGGCTCTAACTGA CTTCAGCATGTCCGTGGTGCGGTCCCACATAGGCTCGGTCCAG GTGAAGACTCTGGAGACCCTGCTGAAGCTTGCGCTGCGGATGGTTGCATTGCCGATGGCGAACA AGAAGCTGAAGAAAGGATTCCCCCTGCCCAGCGTCTATAATGTCAGCCTGGTGAATCCCCGTGTCAAAATCAACCAG GGGTTTGTGTTGGTAGCTACAGATGTGCAGTACAAGGCTTGA